The following proteins come from a genomic window of Malus domestica chromosome 02, GDT2T_hap1:
- the LOC139191312 gene encoding uncharacterized protein translates to MPRGERCYVSCVYPGCPMLVEDVVMLANLIPLDIVDFDVILGTYWLYYNRANIDCYEKAVTFHRPGLPEVIFVGEHNGVWHGVISTIRAKKLLEKSCQGYLAHVVLNDKVPSNVENVRVIRHFPNVFPDDLPGLPSDQDMEFTIDLLQGTDLISLTPYLMAPSELRELKIQLQELVDKGFIQPSTSPWGAPVLFIDLRSGYYQLKIKSEDVPETATRTRYGHYELLVMPFGLTNAPATFMDLMNRVDSQKVAAVENWEQPLTITEIWRHYLYGKKCKIFTDHKSLQYLFTQKDFNLRQRRWIELLSDYDCTIKYHPGLANVVVDALSRKPQGRINALYACHVPLLADLRSTRVKLGVEDRGEALLANFQVRPILIDRVLEAQMNDEDPVTILDWKDKVLRNKIVRFVKVLWRNHSVEEATWETEERMKELYPRLFYGY, encoded by the exons atgcctagaggggagagatgttatgttagttgtgtatatccaggatgtcccatGTTAGTGGAAGATGTAGTTATGCTAGCTAATCTcatcccgttagatattgtggattttgatgtgattttgggcacatATTGGTTGTATTACAATCGTGCCAATATAGATTGCTATGAGAAAGCAGTTACTTTTCATCGTCCTGGATTGCCTGAGGTTATTTTTGTGGGCGAGCATAATGGGGTGtggcatggtgttatttctacCATAAGAGCTAAAAAGTTGTTAGAGAAAAGTTGTCAGGGGTATTTGGCTCATGTAGTGTTGAATGATAAGGTTCCTAGCAATGTGGAGAATGTTCGAGTGATCAGGCATTTCCCTAATGTGTTCCctgatgatttacctggattgcCGTCAGACCAAGATAtggagttcactattgatttgcttcaagGTACAGATCTTATATCTTTAACTCCTTATCTAATGGCTCCTTctgaattgagggaattgaagaTTCAATTGCAGGAATTAGTTGATAagggttttattcagcctagtacttcaccttggggagctccggtgttattt attgatttgaggtctggttactatcaattgaagattaaaagTGAAGATGTTCCTGAAACAGCTACtaggactcgatatggtcattatgagcttcttgtgatgccatttggattaactaatgcacctgcaacttttatggatttgatgaatcga GTGGATTCTCAGAAAGTGGCAGCTgttgagaattgggagcaaccacTAACCATCACCgag atttggagacattatctttatggcaaaaaatgtaagatctttaccgatcataaaagtcttcagtatctttttactcagaAGGATTTTAATCTTCGGCAACGAAGGTGGATTGAATTGctcagtgattatgattgcacaatTAAGTATCACCCTGGTCTTGCAAATGTAGTGGtggatgcacttagtaggaagcctcaagggAGAATTAATGCTTTATAcgcttgtcatgttcctcttctagcggatttgaggtccactagagtgaagttaggagtggaagatcgaggggaagccttacttgctaattttcaagtcaggccaatATTAATTGATCGAGTGCTCGAAGCTCAGATGAATGATGAGGACCCAGTGacgattttggattggaaagataaggttctgAGGAATAAGATCGTGCGCTTTGTGAAAGTTTTATGGAGGAATCACTCGGTGGAGGAAGCCACCTGGGAGACAGAAGAACGTATGAAAGAGTTATATCCGCGCTTATTTTATGGTTATTAG